A section of the Clostridium sp. TW13 genome encodes:
- a CDS encoding GNAT family N-acetyltransferase produces MFTPFFKEEDLLNQKPFINYEVQFNLFHRIIEGEEVIALKTEDRNAIAIQNPGHPMWLWINETLEKSIIDDIIKSLCNQMKDNKLNSISGKPEFARYFAEQYSRMLGISYKVSLGMESYRCLKVIKPQNVQGKLIRADLKHLDIVSDFWAGFGFWCFGVTVTKESQIPSAEEMIKSGNLFLWEVNEKICSMVNIAHKSKRYVRINNVYTPPEERKKGYASAAVAELSSSLCNEGLIPMLYADIKNPYSNSVYKGIGFKESGRIDNIVFKY; encoded by the coding sequence ATGTTTACACCATTTTTTAAAGAAGAAGACCTATTAAACCAAAAGCCATTTATAAATTACGAAGTACAATTCAATTTGTTTCATCGCATAATTGAAGGTGAAGAAGTAATAGCCTTAAAAACAGAAGATAGAAATGCAATTGCTATTCAAAACCCAGGGCATCCTATGTGGTTATGGATAAATGAAACATTAGAAAAATCAATAATTGATGATATTATCAAATCTTTATGCAACCAAATGAAGGATAATAAATTAAATTCTATTTCAGGAAAGCCTGAATTTGCAAGGTATTTTGCTGAACAATATTCAAGAATGCTTGGAATATCCTATAAAGTCTCTCTCGGGATGGAATCTTATAGATGTCTCAAAGTTATAAAACCTCAAAATGTTCAAGGAAAACTGATAAGGGCTGATTTAAAGCACCTTGATATAGTATCAGATTTTTGGGCAGGGTTTGGTTTCTGGTGCTTTGGAGTAACTGTTACAAAAGAAAGTCAAATCCCCAGTGCGGAGGAAATGATAAAGTCTGGTAACTTATTTTTATGGGAAGTTAACGAAAAAATATGTTCAATGGTAAACATAGCACATAAATCTAAAAGATATGTACGTATTAATAACGTATATACACCACCAGAAGAGAGAAAAAAAGGATATGCAAGTGCAGCAGTGGCTGAACTAAGTTCTTCATTATGTAATGAGGGATTAATACCTATGTTATATGCTGATATTAAAAATCCATACTCAAACAGCGTATATAAAGGCATTGGATTTAAAGAAAGTGGTAGAATAGATAATATTGTTTTTAAGTATTAG
- a CDS encoding VOC family protein: MRIGEITLLTNDVVRLANFYKLVLEIENGSNDNVHQTILSEETMLTIYNDGSQKNNKNQNICLAFTVNDIDAEYEKLVKLGVEIIKKPKLRPWGAKNMSFYDPDRNVIYFRSFNN; this comes from the coding sequence ATGAGAATAGGAGAAATTACATTGTTAACTAATGATGTTGTAAGGTTAGCAAACTTTTATAAATTAGTACTTGAAATTGAAAACGGTAGTAATGATAATGTTCATCAAACAATTTTATCAGAAGAAACCATGTTAACAATATACAATGATGGGTCTCAAAAAAATAATAAAAATCAAAATATATGTCTTGCATTTACTGTAAATGATATTGATGCTGAATATGAAAAACTTGTTAAGCTAGGTGTTGAAATTATCAAAAAACCTAAACTACGTCCATGGGGAGCAAAAAATATGAGCTTCTATGATCCAGATAGAAATGTCATCTATTTTAGAAGTTTTAACAATTGA
- a CDS encoding metallophosphoesterase family protein yields MKLAVLADIHGNYAALKRCLEYAFSQNIDTFIFLGDYIGELAYPERTMKILYDLNERYRCYFIKGNKEDYWLKYRDGDQKDWKDQNSASGALLYAYNSLTSKDLDFFAKLKSVKEVLLEDMQALTICHGSPNKINEKMLPNDDRTMEIMKTIKTSMILCGHSHVQRKIVHNNKCCLNPGSVGVPLFSEGKTQFMILHEDGGLWSEEFISLEYDVDSVIKDMHEVKLYEHAPYWSLITENILHGSNISHTKVLSRAMNLCEDETGDCVWPNIPEKYWAQAINELN; encoded by the coding sequence ATGAAGTTAGCAGTTTTAGCAGATATTCATGGAAATTACGCTGCATTGAAACGTTGTCTTGAGTATGCCTTTTCACAAAATATTGATACATTTATTTTTTTAGGTGATTATATTGGTGAATTAGCATATCCTGAAAGAACTATGAAAATATTATATGATCTTAATGAAAGATATAGATGTTATTTTATTAAAGGAAATAAAGAAGATTACTGGCTAAAATATCGTGATGGTGATCAAAAAGATTGGAAAGACCAAAATTCTGCCAGTGGTGCGCTACTATATGCATACAATTCACTTACCTCTAAAGATTTAGACTTTTTTGCAAAGTTGAAGTCAGTTAAAGAGGTACTGTTGGAAGATATGCAAGCACTCACCATTTGTCATGGTTCCCCAAATAAAATAAATGAAAAAATGCTACCAAATGATGATCGGACTATGGAAATAATGAAAACTATTAAAACATCAATGATCTTATGTGGTCATTCTCATGTACAAAGAAAGATTGTACATAACAATAAATGTTGTCTAAATCCTGGTTCTGTTGGAGTTCCTCTTTTTAGTGAAGGAAAAACACAGTTCATGATATTACATGAAGATGGTGGTCTATGGTCCGAAGAATTTATCAGCCTTGAATATGATGTTGATAGCGTAATCAAAGATATGCATGAGGTGAAGCTTTATGAACATGCACCATACTGGAGTTTGATAACTGAAAATATATTGCATGGAAGTAATATATCTCATACAAAAGTTTTATCAAGAGCAATGAATTTATGTGAAGACGAAACTGGTGATTGTGTATGGCCTAATATACCTGAAAAGTATTGGGCACAGGCTATAAATGAGTTAAATTAA
- a CDS encoding class I SAM-dependent methyltransferase: MNTIFRQNQLYTFLLYCNDTYLNKEVLDCGAGGNIPPLAIFSEQGYKTYGIDISSDQISRAKKFEEKNNLNLAIKQGDMRSLPFKDGSISFIYSYNSIFHMRKEEIRKVIKEIHRVLPLGGLAFINFASTNDWRSTIGECVGQGEYLQEENGQKILHSYFAENEAEKYFEGFKIIYKENRIREGYANAETKITLGFIDYIVEKI, encoded by the coding sequence ATGAATACAATTTTTAGACAAAATCAACTTTATACCTTTTTATTATATTGTAATGATACATATTTAAATAAAGAGGTTTTAGATTGTGGTGCTGGCGGAAATATTCCACCACTAGCAATATTTTCTGAGCAAGGATATAAAACCTATGGCATCGATATAAGTTCAGATCAAATAAGTAGGGCAAAGAAATTTGAAGAAAAGAATAATTTAAATTTAGCAATTAAGCAAGGTGATATGAGATCACTACCATTTAAGGATGGATCTATAAGCTTTATATATTCATACAATTCCATATTTCATATGAGAAAAGAAGAAATCAGAAAGGTTATTAAAGAAATTCATAGAGTACTACCTTTAGGAGGACTAGCATTTATTAATTTTGCATCAACTAATGATTGGAGATCCACAATTGGTGAGTGTGTAGGACAAGGAGAGTATTTGCAAGAAGAAAATGGACAAAAAATATTGCATAGTTATTTTGCAGAAAATGAAGCTGAAAAATATTTTGAAGGTTTTAAAATTATTTATAAAGAAAATAGAATTAGAGAGGGATATGCAAATGCAGAAACAAAAATAACTTTGGGATTCATAGATTATATAGTTGAAAAAATATAA
- a CDS encoding MerR family transcriptional regulator yields the protein MRTVKQVSDLTGISVRMLHYYDEIGLLKPSTVTEAGYRLYDDEALVTLQQILFFKELDIPLKEVKEIMVSPYFDKMKALEDQKKLIIMRRDRLNDLIELINKTLKGENTMSFKEFDMSEYYSVLEEFKKENKERVIKTWGSVDKFDEMIESIKANEEKIAISAIKSYGSIKKYAQAMKKDLNNSTLIDIAQQIDEFKTDCLQDKHPKLKELYKKLVSDLGKNPSSKEIQQLAKEITDTVKKDYEIFRMDEKGEDRWYYMSKNYSVNPEWIEPVDKKYGEGSSKFIGEAFKICLKENKPKLEVLYDKLAADLSKNPSSKEIQQIVDEIAATTKKNYEYYRIDMGLGCKAFLSNMANIYLSSADKDKNAIDEKYGKGAAKFIGEALKFYSENE from the coding sequence ATGAGAACAGTAAAACAAGTTTCAGATTTGACAGGAATAAGTGTGCGTATGTTGCATTACTATGATGAAATAGGATTGTTAAAGCCAAGTACAGTTACAGAGGCTGGCTACAGGCTTTATGATGATGAAGCTCTTGTAACCTTACAGCAGATTTTATTTTTCAAGGAACTGGACATACCTCTAAAAGAAGTCAAAGAAATCATGGTTAGCCCCTACTTTGATAAAATGAAGGCTCTGGAAGATCAAAAAAAACTGATTATTATGAGACGTGATAGGCTGAATGATTTAATAGAGCTTATTAATAAGACATTAAAAGGAGAAAATACTATGAGTTTTAAAGAATTTGATATGAGTGAATATTACAGTGTATTAGAGGAATTTAAGAAAGAAAATAAAGAAAGAGTCATTAAGACTTGGGGAAGCGTAGATAAATTTGATGAAATGATTGAAAGCATTAAAGCTAATGAAGAAAAAATTGCTATAAGTGCTATAAAATCCTATGGTAGTATAAAGAAATATGCCCAAGCTATGAAGAAAGATCTCAATAATAGTACATTAATAGATATAGCACAACAAATTGATGAGTTTAAAACTGATTGTCTTCAGGATAAACATCCTAAATTAAAAGAGCTATATAAAAAGCTTGTATCTGATTTAGGTAAAAATCCTTCTTCAAAAGAAATTCAACAGCTTGCTAAGGAAATAACTGATACTGTTAAAAAGGATTATGAAATTTTCAGAATGGATGAGAAGGGAGAGGATCGCTGGTATTATATGTCCAAAAATTATTCTGTAAATCCAGAGTGGATAGAACCAGTTGATAAGAAATATGGTGAAGGTTCATCTAAGTTTATTGGCGAAGCCTTCAAAATCTGCTTGAAAGAAAACAAGCCTAAGTTAGAAGTACTCTACGACAAGCTTGCAGCTGACCTAAGTAAAAATCCTTCTTCAAAAGAGATTCAACAAATTGTAGATGAAATAGCAGCTACAACTAAGAAAAATTATGAATATTATAGAATAGATATGGGACTAGGATGTAAAGCTTTTTTATCTAATATGGCTAATATTTATTTATCAAGTGCAGATAAAGATAAGAATGCTATAGATGAAAAATACGGTAAGGGAGCAGCCAAATTTATTGGAGAGGCTTTAAAATTTTACTCTGAAAATGAATAG
- a CDS encoding HAD domain-containing protein, which yields MKVIFLDIDGVINSNFWLESHQQEISDGTLIDKEKIELVAKIVNKTEATLVMHSGWRFWFDNTMKPIRKEAQNLINLLLDSGLSIYAMTPDLTTEEIRKTKMFSKVKASEIFLWLEQNPNVDKWIVLDDIDLHNDDLAIRQVRTNAEVGITEKDVDRAIEMLL from the coding sequence ATGAAAGTAATTTTTTTAGATATTGATGGAGTAATTAACTCAAATTTTTGGTTAGAAAGTCATCAACAAGAAATAAGTGATGGGACATTAATTGATAAAGAAAAGATCGAGTTAGTGGCGAAAATAGTAAATAAGACAGAGGCAACACTAGTTATGCATTCTGGCTGGAGATTCTGGTTTGATAATACTATGAAACCAATCAGAAAAGAGGCACAAAATTTAATTAATTTGTTATTAGATTCTGGCTTAAGCATTTATGCAATGACTCCAGACCTCACTACTGAAGAAATCAGAAAAACTAAAATGTTCAGTAAGGTGAAAGCATCAGAGATATTTTTATGGTTAGAGCAAAATCCAAATGTTGATAAATGGATAGTTTTAGATGATATAGATTTGCATAATGATGATCTAGCGATTAGGCAAGTACGAACTAATGCAGAGGTAGGAATCACAGAAAAAGATGTTGATAGAGCAATTGAAATGTTATTGTAA
- a CDS encoding NUDIX hydrolase, with protein MMERWDGYKQDGTLAGCDLIRGEEIPKGLFHLVSEIIVKHKDGMYLLMQRDWKKPNFPGLYEATAGGSALKGEESYDAAARELKEETGIDAKELIQIYRCASNDTIYYGYICETDCDKESITLQKGETIAYLWLTKEEFLNFVESDKYVQPYKERMSEYLVSIR; from the coding sequence ATGATGGAGAGATGGGATGGATATAAGCAAGACGGAACGCTTGCAGGATGTGATTTGATTCGAGGTGAAGAAATTCCTAAAGGATTATTTCATTTGGTAAGTGAAATAATCGTTAAACATAAAGATGGAATGTATCTGCTTATGCAGAGAGATTGGAAAAAGCCTAATTTTCCTGGATTATACGAAGCCACTGCTGGCGGCAGTGCACTAAAAGGGGAAGAATCATATGATGCAGCAGCCAGAGAACTTAAAGAAGAGACGGGTATCGATGCTAAAGAATTGATTCAGATATATAGGTGTGCAAGCAATGATACCATTTATTATGGTTACATTTGTGAAACTGATTGTGATAAAGAGTCTATTACACTCCAAAAAGGCGAAACAATAGCATACTTGTGGCTTACTAAGGAAGAGTTCCTCAATTTTGTTGAATCTGATAAGTACGTACAACCGTATAAAGAGAGAATGAGTGAATATTTGGTTTCAATTAGATAA
- a CDS encoding NUDIX hydrolase, translated as MGRLRSQAIVVEGDKILLLKTHSGSRDNYELPGGGINEGETPEEAAIRELFEETGIKGEIIRLASKYYNGFAQEYNYSFLVKKIDGEITQQYNEVNEKDYIGAIELKKLNEISEKNRAELFSAGVMFSGFSDEVVSWGSKISYPSENDETVKY; from the coding sequence ATGGGAAGATTAAGATCACAAGCCATAGTAGTAGAAGGAGATAAAATACTTCTATTAAAAACACATTCTGGAAGTAGGGATAATTACGAACTACCTGGAGGTGGAATTAATGAAGGTGAGACTCCAGAAGAAGCAGCCATTAGAGAATTATTTGAAGAAACAGGAATAAAGGGAGAAATTATAAGGCTAGCATCAAAATATTATAATGGATTTGCCCAAGAATATAACTATTCCTTTTTAGTAAAGAAAATAGATGGTGAGATTACTCAACAATATAATGAAGTAAATGAGAAGGACTATATTGGTGCAATTGAATTGAAAAAGTTAAATGAAATTAGTGAAAAAAATAGAGCAGAGCTGTTTAGCGCAGGAGTTATGTTCAGCGGTTTTTCTGATGAAGTAGTATCTTGGGGATCAAAAATCAGCTATCCTTCTGAGAATGATGAAACAGTGAAATATTAG
- a CDS encoding SF0329 family protein, whose protein sequence is MWSRTRKQLENLICDALKNRVKFFVTQYRKSHDQHGRACIVVDGKEVFDMCDLKYNIKAWDKETELKENPELRRYKESYPAFWEADEIIREQGSFNEDHFFDALIQYLNNPIDNSLKSENMIVVILALLDRRVGKRTLNSLNKEMEKQHTMVRYFYKLRCEAEGLL, encoded by the coding sequence ATGTGGAGTAGAACAAGAAAGCAATTAGAGAATTTAATTTGTGATGCCCTAAAAAACAGAGTGAAGTTTTTTGTTACCCAGTACAGAAAATCGCATGACCAACATGGTAGAGCATGTATAGTAGTTGATGGCAAAGAAGTATTTGATATGTGTGATTTAAAATATAATATAAAGGCATGGGATAAAGAAACGGAATTAAAAGAAAATCCAGAACTCCGTAGATACAAAGAAAGTTATCCTGCCTTTTGGGAAGCAGATGAAATTATAAGGGAACAAGGTAGTTTTAATGAAGACCATTTTTTCGATGCTCTAATACAGTATTTAAATAATCCTATTGATAATAGTTTAAAGTCTGAAAATATGATAGTGGTAATATTAGCATTGCTTGATAGAAGGGTAGGGAAGCGAACTCTTAATAGTCTAAACAAGGAAATGGAAAAACAACATACTATGGTGCGATATTTTTATAAATTAAGATGTGAGGCAGAAGGACTTTTGTGA
- a CDS encoding SGNH/GDSL hydrolase family protein — protein sequence MFKDILEKGAKIKIIGCSDAAGAGSSMSYKTEELIFEEDGKKFFRRVAPNSWWGLLERYLQDNYSACSLENRGCGGAYSYQINKNLNTLISGDDNLVFLLIGLNDRKRTNGMEELKTNCECIVDQLISKGKIVVLLTPTPSVHSNEYYPNRIYHTDEVVKILRDIADSKKILLVDNFKYVMEYLEKNQLVIDDIIYGDGCKNDGLHPSDYVQKLIFENLIKTLQI from the coding sequence ATGTTTAAAGATATATTAGAAAAAGGTGCAAAAATTAAAATCATAGGATGTAGTGATGCTGCTGGTGCTGGTAGCTCAATGAGTTATAAGACCGAAGAACTTATCTTTGAAGAAGATGGAAAGAAGTTTTTTAGGAGAGTAGCACCAAACAGTTGGTGGGGACTATTGGAACGATATTTACAAGATAACTATAGTGCTTGCTCTCTTGAGAATAGAGGATGTGGTGGTGCATATTCATATCAGATAAATAAAAACCTCAATACTCTAATATCAGGTGATGATAATTTAGTATTTCTTTTAATAGGATTGAATGACCGTAAACGCACTAATGGTATGGAAGAATTAAAGACTAATTGTGAATGTATTGTTGATCAACTGATTAGTAAGGGAAAAATAGTTGTTCTATTAACACCAACTCCATCAGTTCATAGTAATGAGTATTATCCAAATAGGATTTATCATACTGATGAAGTTGTTAAGATTTTACGTGATATTGCAGACAGTAAAAAGATTTTATTAGTAGATAACTTTAAGTATGTAATGGAGTATCTTGAAAAAAATCAATTGGTGATTGATGACATCATTTATGGTGATGGATGCAAGAATGACGGGCTACATCCATCAGATTATGTGCAGAAATTGATATTTGAAAATTTAATCAAAACATTACAAATATAG
- a CDS encoding HAD family hydrolase, which produces MEEFIISSADYVFPKPKQHIFNIALKKAGISGREAWHIGDDVICDLQGAITTGIYPVWYKPYYSERDLPTEDMIYFKAENWQDIKDILSK; this is translated from the coding sequence ATGGAGGAATTCATTATATCAAGCGCTGACTATGTATTTCCTAAACCCAAACAACATATATTTAACATTGCTTTAAAGAAGGCGGGAATCTCCGGAAGAGAAGCATGGCATATTGGAGATGATGTTATCTGTGATTTGCAAGGAGCTATCACAACAGGCATATATCCTGTGTGGTACAAGCCTTACTATAGTGAGCGTGATCTACCAACAGAAGATATGATTTATTTCAAAGCAGAAAACTGGCAGGATATAAAAGATATATTGAGTAAGTAG
- a CDS encoding GNAT family N-acetyltransferase yields the protein MFGIRFVESNDKEFWYSLDKHLPNKEFEKKVRDKMGYIILEDEKPIGILRYNLFWDNTPFLTLIFIDWSYHKKGFGRKAMDFWEQEMKNSGYGMIMVSTQVDENAQHFYRKLGYKDCGCLVMDIPQYEQPLEMFMVKAL from the coding sequence ATGTTTGGTATTAGATTTGTAGAAAGCAATGATAAGGAATTCTGGTATTCTTTAGATAAACATTTACCAAATAAAGAATTTGAAAAGAAAGTTCGAGACAAAATGGGATATATTATTTTAGAAGATGAAAAACCAATTGGTATATTGAGATATAATCTATTTTGGGACAACACACCATTTTTAACACTAATCTTCATTGATTGGTCTTATCACAAGAAAGGCTTTGGGCGTAAAGCAATGGATTTTTGGGAACAGGAAATGAAAAACTCTGGTTATGGAATGATTATGGTTTCTACACAAGTTGATGAAAATGCGCAACATTTTTATAGAAAATTAGGATATAAGGATTGTGGTTGCTTGGTTATGGACATTCCACAGTATGAACAACCTCTGGAAATGTTCATGGTAAAAGCATTGTAA
- a CDS encoding cupin domain-containing protein, which produces MYTADYFVKNLNMIAHPEGGFYKEIYMSEENITSKDLKVDFEGSRILWTSIYFLLRDGEVSNFHRLKSDEMWYYHSGSPLTIYMITPEGELITEQLGLNIEKGEKPQVLVPKDYIFGSAMNNEGYALVGCMVSPGFEFRDFELFERRFLLEKYPQYEDVILKLTNIE; this is translated from the coding sequence ATGTATACAGCAGATTATTTTGTAAAAAATTTAAATATGATAGCACATCCAGAAGGTGGATTTTATAAAGAAATTTATATGTCAGAAGAAAACATAACCTCAAAGGATTTGAAAGTGGACTTTGAAGGTTCAAGAATACTTTGGACTAGTATATATTTCTTACTTAGGGATGGTGAAGTTTCTAATTTTCATAGATTAAAATCTGATGAAATGTGGTACTATCATTCAGGTTCACCATTAACTATTTATATGATTACTCCAGAAGGAGAACTTATAACTGAGCAACTTGGTCTCAATATTGAAAAGGGTGAAAAACCTCAAGTATTAGTGCCAAAAGATTATATATTTGGCTCTGCCATGAATAACGAAGGTTACGCACTAGTTGGTTGCATGGTTTCTCCAGGATTTGAGTTCAGGGATTTTGAATTATTTGAAAGAAGATTTCTATTAGAAAAATATCCTCAATACGAAGATGTAATTCTTAAACTTACTAACATAGAGTAA